The genomic stretch TTGTTAGACAAAACATGTGTAAATCGTAAATTCCATGGCCAAACACAGTTGGTGGGAGAGAGACGGCGACAGTGGCTTCCACTATGATACTCTGTAAGAGAGCGATATGGAGAAGAGTGGGCTTTCTTTCCAAATACCTTTCCAAATGAGAAAAAATAAATCGAATTTTAATACGAAATGTTGTATGTTTGTAAGACGGTACTCCAATTAGGAAATTATAGTCTCCACTACAACTGATCATCTACTACTCGTATAGGGTATTCAGCAAGTCGACTGTGCTTCCCCGTATACCATTCTCTGTTATTTGTTGTTTACCGTTTACAGTTGACAGCTGCTCTAGTCGTCTAGTCTGTCATTGTACCCAACTCTTGCCCCCCACTAATGCTCTCCTCCTCTTTCAATCCATCCTACACACGCAGGTGGCTTTGCCATGGTCTTTCTGGCACGCGGcaatggcggcggcggctcctcCGCTGGAAAGTACGCCCTGAAGCGAATGTACGTGAACAATGAGCACGATCTGAATGTGGCGAAGCGGGAGATACAGATTGCTGTAAGTAAATAACGAAAAGTAAATCAATTTCATTGTGTGTCCCGTAAGTGCATTATTGATTCCTGCTACCTGCATCCTTGACAGAGCAATCTCAGTGGACACAAGAACATTATTGGCTATGTCGACTCCAGCATTACGCCCACAGGGAACGGTGTGTGCGAGGTGCTGCTCCTGATGCCATACTGTAAGCATCACATGCTGGCCATGATGAATGCAAGGTAACACACTGCATTAAAGCTTTCTCTTTCTAGTCTCTCAAAATATTTCGTATTTTACAGATTACACGTTGGCTTCACCGAGCCCGAGGTGCTAAACATCTTCTGTGATATTGCCGAGGCGGTCTCCCGTCTGCACTACTGCCAGACGCCCATTATACATCGCGACCTTAAGGTGGAGAACATTCTCCAAACGGATGCGGGCAATTTTGTGCTCTGCGACTTCGGCTCGGCCACAGCCAAGACGCTGAATCCCCAGCAGCACGGCGTCACTGTGGTCGAGGAGGAGATCCAAAAGTACACCACACTCTCCTATCGGGCTCCCGAAATGATCGATCTGTACAGCGGCAAGAGCATCACCACAAAGGCAGACATTTGGGCACTGGGCTGTATGCTGTACAAGCTTTGTTTCTTCTCCCTGCCCTTTGGGGAGAGCACGCTGGCCATACAGAATGGACAGTTTGCCATCCCGGACAGCTCCAAGTACTCGAAGGGCATGCATCAGTTGATCAAATATATGCTGGACACGGATCTGGAGCATCGCCCAAACATTTGGCAGGTGTGCGAGGTGGCCTTTAGACTCGCTGGCAAGGATAATCCCGTACAGAATTTGCATGTAAGATTTCCTCAGTTTTCTCAGTCTTTCAAACGATTAATTCTCTCTCGAATCTTTATTTCAGAAAACACCCATTCCAAATTTTGACCAGCTCCTGGTGCCGCCATTCGAATCGGAGGCAAAGCGGATCAGTGCTGCCGCATCGAAAGCAGCCAAATCGCAGAATGTGTCGATTATAGAGGCGGGAACAAGCGTAGCTCCACGCTCCAGGCCCAAGGGCTCCAGTTCAGTGCATGGGGGGAATGCCTTGGGTCTCGGCTTACCGCCCAGTCCCTCGCCTCGTCTGAATATCACATCACCGCAGCCCCAGAACCAGCCTGTTGTGGAGCAGTTTCAGGCAAATTTCCCAGCCATGCCGTGCCCAGCAGtccctccgcctcctcctgcagctgtGACTCAGGCTGACACAGTTGTGGCGGCAGCTGTAACCAATAATCTATTCGAGTCGACTGGCTATCCGGATCCGTTTAATGAACCAGCGCAGGCCACAGCAGGAGCACCTGTAGCAGCGGCAgtagcatcagcagcagcccccacTGCTCCAGCCCCCGAGGAGCTCTCCAAACAGGAGGAGGTGCAGGTGGCGGCTGTTCAAGAGTCTCTGGTTGTCTCTGGCGGCACACCCACGAAGCATATGCTAACGCCTCCGAAGCCCAGCGGCGTAGGAGGACATCGGCGCAATGTCAGCGATACATCCGCATTCAATAAGTAAGTAGTGACGCGATTCCCCCGATCTCGCGCACGATCTCTatgtgttctgtgttctgcTCTTCTCTTGCTCTCACTTTCTGCttgtctctttctgtgtgttgtgtgtgtccATTTCTTAAGAGCTACAAATGACCGGGACGATGCCGATGATCCGCAAAGTCAATAGATATTTTGTAGCCTTAAGATTTTGTCTTTCTTTATGTTCACATTTGcaatgcttttgcttttggtttctCCTTTTTGTGTCATAACCATGTCTACCGTCTATCATTCGAAtcattcactcattcatttattttcgttGCGCTGCAGAACGTTTGCCAATGAGACAAGTCAGTTTTTGGCCCCATTCAACAACAATTTGGCCAGCATGGGCGATGGACCACAGACCACTTTGGCCAGTGCCATCTCCAATCCTGGCATATTTGCCTCCTCTGCCTCGATTTCGATCAGCGAACTGTCCCGACAGACAATGGACAAGCGTGTGGAGGCCTGGAATCCGTTTGAGGAAGAGCAGCCGTTTAGTCAAATGACCGAAGATCATATATTCGAGGCAGAGTTTGACAAGATACGTCAGCGTGGCAGTCAAGGCAGTAAGTAGATGGAAAGCTCTACACATACTTATAGATTCGATTTATGAGCTAATTATTTCGCAGGTATAACAGCCAAGTCGGCTTCCACAACGTCCACACTGACGCCCACTGAGCAGAGTGCAACGGTTGTGGCACCAGCAACGGTCCCTGCTACAGTCACGGCTGCCGTTTCTGTTTCGCCACATCCACCGCAGATGGCTGAGGATCCGTTTGGGTCGGCGCCATTCAGCTTGCCACCCGGACTGCGCGAGAAGGCCACCAGTTCGTTGCGCAAAACCGGAGGTAAAGCATGAAATTCCTCCACCTTTAATCGTTTTTTGCAAAATGCCAGAAATACGTTTAGTTTTCcgattgttgcttttgttcgCTCTCAATCTCGATGCAGAAAGTGGtgatgaagaagaagaaagtgGTGAAGATTTGAACGTAGACGTAGACGTAGTCTAAATACCTTCCTAGTAAGCGATCGAACTACACAGAAGAATGGAGCAGCCCCCCAAAGGCTTCTCCTACTCCTCTACCCAACAGAACGACAGCTTCCGCACAGCAGTAGAGAGAGCCTCCAGCTATAGATTATCTTGTGTGTGTACCGATTCACGACTGCTCTGCTCGATAATCgaacgacagagagagatttAGTGTGCCATAGATGGATAGAACCTTGACCCAGACCCGAGACGTACAGCCACAGATTCAGCCGCAGTACACTCTGCTGTCCTTAGACTTAAACATAAGTGCAATCAACAAACAATTTGTAAATATCCCAATGCACCCACTaaccaaacaaaccaaacaatAACCTGACAAAACTCTATGTAAACTTTGGCTTATCTTTAAAGCACGATTTCCATATGTTTCGTGTTGGAAATAAATGCTATAAATGCTTCTTAACTTTCTTCTCCAATCGTAAGCGCTTCTAACAAAGTAATATTTGGTGCTGGAacaacatatatatatatatgctagAATGAAACCAAtcaatacatatacacatattatACCTAGACTCTATTTAAATTTAGTCATTAACAGTAAACAGTTAGCGGTTGTGGAACTAaccaaaaaatcaacaaaaagcagtaaaaatttcaattattgtaaatgtattttcattatttactATTTCTATTCCTGTGTGTAATTTTTGTGTAAAAATTTTTAGAGAATTAAGAAATCAAATACTATTTAttcatgttgttgttgaagaaaaaaaaaagcaatcGAATATCGTATATTTTTGCCATATcaaaattgaataattattgtTCAACGTGCAATTCTAAAGATCTAAACAAATATACGCTATACTCTAGTTCAATATGCAATTCGAGAGATTATTAGGAAATCTACAACCATCTTTTGCTCAAATTTCcaatatagaaaatatttttgattatatCTTTATTCtattttgatttcgatttcgttgAAAGTTCGCGTCAAGCTGCGTTCCCTGTGGATGTGGCggcaatcaaataaataagagTAAACAAAGCCCTCTTTTAATTGTTAAAAATCATCCGAAGACAATATAGATAGATTCATCCCCGCTACCCATTACACACAGCCAGCCCACACGAGAAATCGAAAATGTTCAACAAATATTAGATGTAATAACTCCTCCTGTTAACACTTACCTGTACATAAAGTTAATCCAAAGAAAGAGTAAACTCCTAGGAAGTATATAGAGAAGCCTTCAGCAAACAGTCAGGTAACCAAGACACataaccaaccaaccaaccaaccagaacatatatatattatatacagaagagatacatacatacatacagcactatatatttatataccaAAAGTTGAGGCAGGGCGTTTAGAGCTTAAGTTTTTGGCAAACAGCTGCAAATTGTACTCGTATGAgaattaaaccaaaaaaaaatgaagcaaAAAGTGCAATAAATCCTATATTATGTTTGAACAACCAAACCTCCAATTTACAAAAGAATGTAACTTAGGGACGATTTCTCAATGTTTGAACACACATAAATCTGTCATGCTAACCTCTAGAGCAGCGGTGGGCATGTCCTTGCTCGTCTCGAGATGCACAATGCTGCAAAAGAGACAGCCCGAGaagagtacaaaaaaaaacccacataTAAGACGTGTGCATGCGGGCCGAGATGTTCGCTGATCAGGGattttttgctgtttctggACTGTTCCTGCTCATCGCTGCTTTGGAGGAATGACATGCTGCGCATAGATGTGAATGGCACAATGAAAAAACCATCTTTCCAATTGAGAAATAGTACCTTAAACTAATTTAATCAATGGgtcaattaaatattaagcAATTATATGCAGAGCCATGCATAGGTCCCACTGTAATGTACATGTACATTAATGATCATCAATCATTCCCTGATTTCTCAGTGGAATCTGAGATCTAAGGATGTCTACACCTCTTTGTTCCACATTCCCAAGCATTAAACTCCACTTTAACCTGGGATCTACATCGAGTCTTCCGCGATTTCTTTTCACAAATGTTACCTATTCTTCATGTAGTATATATAGATCATCATTTATACCAACATCTACCAAAACATTAACTAATAATCTCTTGGGGATCACAAGCACATATGCTCATGCACATACGATCATGCAACTGTTAACCGTCCATATACTAATTAGTCGTAGAGCAGAACAATCGTAAACCCcaacacacagaaaaccaGAAATCCTTAATCTCATTACCTTACTGCATAAAAGTCCTTCACTCTCATCCACAGCAAAATTCATCAGCTGCTCATcgggcggaggcggcggcggaggtggaggcggagtctCGTCCAGCAGTCTGACTGGAGGAGCCAATGCCTCGTCCAAGTGGCTGCTCTCGCCCACCCTTGAGATGTCCAGCGAGGAGAAGACATCGCTGATTAGCAAACTGAAGACAGACTCGGAATGCGGACTACTGGTGTGCGGCGGTGATGGCTCCAGCAGCTTTGTTAAGCTACCGCTGGAGGATCGCAACAAGTACGAGAAGCTGAGGAGCAATGATCAACCCACTTCCGATGATTCCGACTCCGGAACGGAGTTCTTTCAGCAGGACAGCGACgacggcggcggaggcggaggcagcgcCAAAAAGGCGGCTCTCTTCAAGCAGATGCAGCTGGTGACCAGCAACATACCAGAGACCATCCACAAGATCCAGCAGGTGGCCTACCACAAGGTGGACAAGACCTCCAATCTGCCCATCGTGAAGAAGCTGCGCCAGACGACCAAGAAGCCAACGACTGCTGCCCACCAGGCGGCCCAGCAGCTCAACATTATGGCCGCTGCAGTGGCTGCCCAGGCTCAGGAGGCCAAGGCAGCCGAGGCAAAAGCAGACTCTGATGGCGACTCAATTGGTTCCGCCAGCGATC from Drosophila pseudoobscura strain MV-25-SWS-2005 chromosome 4, UCI_Dpse_MV25, whole genome shotgun sequence encodes the following:
- the Nak gene encoding uncharacterized protein Nak isoform X1; its protein translation is MKKILSKFERNENSRLENSHNTSSSSSKETNSFVGKVFTVGRVTVTVEDVLAEGGFAMVFLARGNGGGGSSAGKYALKRMYVNNEHDLNVAKREIQIASNLSGHKNIIGYVDSSITPTGNGVCEVLLLMPYCKHHMLAMMNARLHVGFTEPEVLNIFCDIAEAVSRLHYCQTPIIHRDLKVENILQTDAGNFVLCDFGSATAKTLNPQQHGVTVVEEEIQKYTTLSYRAPEMIDLYSGKSITTKADIWALGCMLYKLCFFSLPFGESTLAIQNGQFAIPDSSKYSKGMHQLIKYMLDTDLEHRPNIWQVCEVAFRLAGKDNPVQNLHKTPIPNFDQLLVPPFESEAKRISAAASKAAKSQNVSIIEAGTSVAPRSRPKGSSSVHGGNALGLGLPPSPSPRLNITSPQPQNQPVVEQFQANFPAMPCPAVPPPPPAAVTQADTVVAAAVTNNLFESTGYPDPFNEPAQATAGAPVAAAVASAAAPTAPAPEELSKQEEVQVAAVQESLVVSGGTPTKHMLTPPKPSGVGGHRRNVSDTSAFNKTFANETSQFLAPFNNNLASMGDGPQTTLASAISNPGIFASSASISISELSRQTMDKRVEAWNPFEEEQPFSQMTEDHIFEAEFDKIRQRGSQGSITAKSASTTSTLTPTEQSATVVAPATVPATVTAAVSVSPHPPQMAEDPFGSAPFSLPPGLREKATSSLRKTGAKFISCSSGGGGGGGGGGVSSSSLTGGANASSKWLLSPTLEMSSEEKTSLISKLKTDSECGLLVCGGDGSSSFVKLPLEDRNKYEKLRSNDQPTSDDSDSGTEFFQQDSDDGGGGGGSAKKAALFKQMQLVTSNIPETIHKIQQVAYHKVDKTSNLPIVKKLRQTTKKPTTAAHQAAQQLNIMAAAVAAQAQEAKAAEAKADSDGDSIGSASDLRAEDDDLFDENPRQTQTKLRRPLPMEMDGISESVKTCSSSAYHAECESVTTHEDDRSRVVVKVRLRKKDRTVAASGDLAAAGLVSEELSPTSSDLLHKFGDRPLLLDDELDYGSGESKSSNESLKQPQQQHVACGDDQDLDVFAMAPFKLPVGVPLKRKAKPKPKPKPSEPEMWTSTPVKGQGGGGDGNQANFASFPAHLTPTPPQRETQLDEFNEPVFNPFQESGAVLVQQQEEESNQCDLFGLEPFPQVIRKCVDVPPPVEQNPIPLPLSIPLPVQIQHQNQHQIQLQLHHFPSHNNNSNNNNNNIIKVPAPASTSATISAPATASASVCAAPQLVTINHSIIINKTPEPQPLINHNNNHTNKLSGPSSVYVNVPSFCTNTQPQPISVLSIAPPIGAIAVPIAPVAPAAVSVSVPVPHLRPLLPIADNAYVQISQDRCSDFTPDDEEEPVVLRGASDMVADIADIAAPIAAAKPKKEKSHLAVRVLPGKLTQKVKGHSYKKVSAAALGSTSSLSSGSKQKHQRLQYQSHDDDDDEDQDENRAAGSRNFQSNTIQSSAKTGFSNMSFEDFPSDQEMDRLSKTIPFEVVRNEKMLLEAEKKFGSLKRRNNLFS
- the Nak gene encoding AP2-associated protein kinase 1 isoform X2 yields the protein MKKILSKFERNENSRLENSHNTSSSSSKETNSFVGKVFTVGRVTVTVEDVLAEGGFAMVFLARGNGGGGSSAGKYALKRMYVNNEHDLNVAKREIQIASNLSGHKNIIGYVDSSITPTGNGVCEVLLLMPYCKHHMLAMMNARLHVGFTEPEVLNIFCDIAEAVSRLHYCQTPIIHRDLKVENILQTDAGNFVLCDFGSATAKTLNPQQHGVTVVEEEIQKYTTLSYRAPEMIDLYSGKSITTKADIWALGCMLYKLCFFSLPFGESTLAIQNGQFAIPDSSKYSKGMHQLIKYMLDTDLEHRPNIWQVCEVAFRLAGKDNPVQNLHKTPIPNFDQLLVPPFESEAKRISAAASKAAKSQNVSIIEAGTSVAPRSRPKGSSSVHGGNALGLGLPPSPSPRLNITSPQPQNQPVVEQFQANFPAMPCPAVPPPPPAAVTQADTVVAAAVTNNLFESTGYPDPFNEPAQATAGAPVAAAVASAAAPTAPAPEELSKQEEVQVAAVQESLVVSGGTPTKHMLTPPKPSGVGGHRRNVSDTSAFNKTFANETSQFLAPFNNNLASMGDGPQTTLASAISNPGIFASSASISISELSRQTMDKRVEAWNPFEEEQPFSQMTEDHIFEAEFDKIRQRGSQGSITAKSASTTSTLTPTEQSATVVAPATVPATVTAAVSVSPHPPQMAEDPFGSAPFSLPPGLREKATSSLRKTGVLHSHPQQNSSAAHRAEAAAEVEAESRPAV
- the Nak gene encoding AP2-associated protein kinase 1 isoform X4; its protein translation is MKKILSKFERNENSRLENSHNTSSSSSKETNSFVGKVFTVGRVTVTVEDVLAEGGFAMVFLARGNGGGGSSAGKYALKRMYVNNEHDLNVAKREIQIASNLSGHKNIIGYVDSSITPTGNGVCEVLLLMPYCKHHMLAMMNARLHVGFTEPEVLNIFCDIAEAVSRLHYCQTPIIHRDLKVENILQTDAGNFVLCDFGSATAKTLNPQQHGVTVVEEEIQKYTTLSYRAPEMIDLYSGKSITTKADIWALGCMLYKLCFFSLPFGESTLAIQNGQFAIPDSSKYSKGMHQLIKYMLDTDLEHRPNIWQVCEVAFRLAGKDNPVQNLHKTPIPNFDQLLVPPFESEAKRISAAASKAAKSQNVSIIEAGTSVAPRSRPKGSSSVHGGNALGLGLPPSPSPRLNITSPQPQNQPVVEQFQANFPAMPCPAVPPPPPAAVTQADTVVAAAVTNNLFESTGYPDPFNEPAQATAGAPVAAAVASAAAPTAPAPEELSKQEEVQVAAVQESLVVSGGTPTKHMLTPPKPSGVGGHRRNVSDTSAFNKTFANETSQFLAPFNNNLASMGDGPQTTLASAISNPGIFASSASISISELSRQTMDKRVEAWNPFEEEQPFSQMTEDHIFEAEFDKIRQRGSQGSITAKSASTTSTLTPTEQSATVVAPATVPATVTAAVSVSPHPPQMAEDPFGSAPFSLPPGLREKATSSLRKTGVRVKLRSLWMWRQSNK
- the Nak gene encoding AP2-associated protein kinase 1 isoform X3, which codes for MKKILSKFERNENSRLENSHNTSSSSSKETNSFVGKVFTVGRVTVTVEDVLAEGGFAMVFLARGNGGGGSSAGKYALKRMYVNNEHDLNVAKREIQIASNLSGHKNIIGYVDSSITPTGNGVCEVLLLMPYCKHHMLAMMNARLHVGFTEPEVLNIFCDIAEAVSRLHYCQTPIIHRDLKVENILQTDAGNFVLCDFGSATAKTLNPQQHGVTVVEEEIQKYTTLSYRAPEMIDLYSGKSITTKADIWALGCMLYKLCFFSLPFGESTLAIQNGQFAIPDSSKYSKGMHQLIKYMLDTDLEHRPNIWQVCEVAFRLAGKDNPVQNLHKTPIPNFDQLLVPPFESEAKRISAAASKAAKSQNVSIIEAGTSVAPRSRPKGSSSVHGGNALGLGLPPSPSPRLNITSPQPQNQPVVEQFQANFPAMPCPAVPPPPPAAVTQADTVVAAAVTNNLFESTGYPDPFNEPAQATAGAPVAAAVASAAAPTAPAPEELSKQEEVQVAAVQESLVVSGGTPTKHMLTPPKPSGVGGHRRNVSDTSAFNKTFANETSQFLAPFNNNLASMGDGPQTTLASAISNPGIFASSASISISELSRQTMDKRVEAWNPFEEEQPFSQMTEDHIFEAEFDKIRQRGSQGSITAKSASTTSTLTPTEQSATVVAPATVPATVTAAVSVSPHPPQMAEDPFGSAPFSLPPGLREKATSSLRKTGESGDEEEESGEDLNVDVDVV